The Corynebacterium poyangense genome includes a window with the following:
- the hutG gene encoding formimidoylglutamase gives MYQPSQAWDGRNDGQRWHHLVKETGELAVIGFASDEGVRRNLGRPGAACAPDKLRAALGALAVHGTPRSLKDYGDVVVSDQDLEAGQTRLATLVASTVHHHPLTLVLGGGHETAYGSHCGLRRGLPSQHPVGIINVDAHFDLRQAQEATSGTPFYQICQEFHCGADYTVLGISRPNNTSELFAIADSLGASYWEEDHLNNSSLKEITDILRERINDVDSLHLSIDLDVLSAAVAPGVSAPATIGLDLHKVRHIITSVAASGKLRLVDVVELNPRFDIDDRTAKVAARLLWEVVNSLPVQ, from the coding sequence ATGTATCAACCTTCACAGGCCTGGGATGGGCGCAATGATGGGCAGCGGTGGCACCACTTGGTCAAGGAAACCGGAGAGCTTGCTGTCATCGGTTTCGCCAGCGACGAAGGGGTTCGACGTAACTTAGGCCGTCCAGGAGCAGCCTGCGCCCCCGATAAACTCCGTGCGGCTTTGGGGGCCTTGGCAGTCCATGGCACGCCTCGATCCTTGAAGGATTATGGCGACGTCGTGGTGTCAGATCAAGATCTTGAAGCTGGACAGACGAGACTAGCCACGCTGGTAGCTTCCACAGTTCACCACCATCCCCTCACGTTGGTTCTTGGCGGAGGCCACGAAACTGCCTATGGCTCTCACTGCGGATTAAGAAGAGGACTTCCCTCACAACACCCGGTGGGGATCATAAACGTGGATGCTCATTTTGATCTACGCCAGGCCCAGGAAGCTACCTCGGGAACACCCTTTTATCAGATCTGCCAGGAATTTCATTGCGGCGCAGACTACACCGTCCTCGGAATTTCTCGGCCCAATAACACCTCAGAGTTATTTGCCATCGCAGACTCTCTAGGCGCAAGCTATTGGGAAGAGGACCACCTTAATAATTCAAGCCTGAAAGAAATAACAGATATTCTCCGCGAACGAATTAACGACGTTGATTCCCTGCATTTGTCCATTGACTTGGATGTTCTTTCCGCTGCTGTTGCTCCCGGGGTAAGCGCCCCAGCCACAATCGGGCTTGACCTGCACAAGGTCCGCCACATCATTACCTCTGTGGCGGCCAGTGGAAAGCTGCGTCTGGTTGATGTAGTGGAACTTAATCCCCGCTTTGATATTGATGATCGTACTGCCAAGGTAGCTGCCAGGCTGCTCTGGGAGGTGGTCAATTCTCTACCGGTGCAATAA
- a CDS encoding IclR family transcriptional regulator gives MTQNTSRSSKVPAAQHTLAILKLLTAVDAPMSAARIVQETRIPRSTVYHLLAVMEEAGFVVHLHQEKAYGLGLAAYEMANAYSRQQPLARVGLRFARQLALQVQGSAHISCLSGSEVLYLLEERAPNGVRLLTDAGVRLEALRTASGKAMLAFRSSAEIKAAVGVCGVGGQKYRDVERELEEIRDRGWATEYAQVSPGQESIAVPIFDHLGRAASALAVTFSIGSLDRRNIAELIEEVRESAAKIAIAVYRTRPK, from the coding sequence ATGACCCAGAACACTTCACGCAGTAGCAAGGTGCCAGCTGCACAGCATACTTTGGCAATCTTAAAGCTGCTCACTGCGGTAGATGCGCCCATGTCTGCTGCGCGTATTGTTCAGGAAACTAGGATTCCGCGATCTACGGTTTATCATCTTCTGGCAGTGATGGAAGAAGCTGGATTTGTGGTTCATCTTCACCAAGAAAAGGCCTATGGTTTAGGGCTAGCAGCGTATGAGATGGCGAACGCTTATTCTCGGCAGCAACCTTTAGCGCGGGTGGGGCTGCGTTTTGCTCGGCAATTGGCATTGCAGGTGCAAGGTAGTGCACATATTAGTTGTTTATCCGGATCGGAAGTGCTGTATTTGCTTGAGGAACGCGCACCAAACGGGGTGCGATTACTCACCGATGCAGGCGTTCGTCTCGAAGCGCTGCGGACAGCGAGCGGCAAAGCCATGCTTGCTTTTCGAAGCTCCGCTGAGATCAAGGCGGCAGTCGGGGTGTGTGGGGTTGGAGGGCAGAAATATCGGGATGTGGAGCGCGAGTTAGAAGAAATTCGGGATCGCGGGTGGGCGACGGAATACGCGCAGGTCAGCCCCGGCCAGGAATCAATCGCGGTTCCTATTTTCGATCATCTTGGCCGGGCTGCCTCTGCCTTAGCAGTGACCTTTTCAATCGGATCATTAGATAGGCGGAACATTGCGGAATTGATAGAGGAGGTGAGGGAATCAGCCGCAAAAATAGCGATTGCGGTGTATCGTACTAGGCCAAAATAA